From a region of the Stenotrophomonas sp. BIO128-Bstrain genome:
- a CDS encoding sigma-70 family RNA polymerase sigma factor: protein MDTALTQRLETIWRMESPVLTARLTRLLGGDVGRAEELVQDTWLAALERWPSQGVPDNPGAWLMTTARNRAIDVLRQHQRVAGQHAQFGSALAPLPLPAPDDSDALEDDIGDDLLRLMFVACHPVLAADARVALTLRLLGGLTTDEIARAFLAPEPTIAQRIVRAKRTLAHKQVPFEVPRQAALPERLASVLEVVYLIFNEGYAASAGDDWMRPALCDEALRLGRVLASRLPTWPQVQGLLALMELQASRTAARTDATGTPILLPDQDRTRWDWLQIARGQAALQQAVALGGGDDPYALQAAIAECHARARRADDTDWARMTALYARLAQRQPSPVVALNHAVALSRAQGAAAAWPLVDALGDDARLRDYAPLAAVQGDLLAQLGRHAEARAAFQRAAALTANAREKAMLLARAAAV, encoded by the coding sequence ATGGACACGGCACTGACGCAACGACTGGAGACGATCTGGCGCATGGAGTCGCCAGTGTTGACCGCCCGCCTGACCCGCCTGCTCGGCGGCGATGTCGGCCGTGCCGAAGAGCTGGTCCAGGACACCTGGCTGGCCGCGCTGGAGCGCTGGCCCAGCCAGGGCGTGCCGGACAATCCCGGAGCGTGGCTGATGACCACTGCGCGCAACCGCGCCATCGATGTGCTGCGCCAGCACCAGCGCGTCGCCGGCCAGCACGCGCAGTTCGGCAGCGCGCTGGCGCCGCTGCCGTTGCCGGCGCCGGACGACAGCGATGCGCTGGAAGACGACATCGGCGATGACCTGCTGCGGCTGATGTTCGTTGCCTGTCATCCGGTCCTGGCCGCCGACGCGCGTGTCGCGCTGACGCTACGGCTGCTCGGCGGCCTGACCACCGATGAGATCGCACGCGCGTTCCTCGCGCCGGAGCCCACCATTGCCCAGCGCATCGTGCGCGCCAAGCGCACGCTGGCGCACAAGCAGGTGCCATTCGAAGTGCCGCGCCAGGCGGCGTTGCCGGAGCGCCTGGCCTCGGTGCTGGAGGTGGTCTACCTGATCTTCAACGAAGGCTATGCGGCCAGTGCCGGCGATGACTGGATGCGCCCGGCCCTGTGCGACGAAGCGCTGCGGCTGGGCCGCGTGCTCGCCAGTCGGTTGCCGACCTGGCCGCAGGTGCAGGGGTTGCTCGCCCTGATGGAACTGCAGGCCTCGCGCACCGCCGCCCGCACCGATGCCACCGGCACGCCGATCCTGCTGCCCGACCAGGACCGCACGCGCTGGGACTGGTTGCAGATCGCCCGTGGCCAGGCCGCCCTGCAGCAGGCGGTGGCACTCGGTGGCGGTGACGATCCCTATGCATTGCAGGCGGCCATCGCCGAGTGCCACGCACGCGCGCGCCGTGCCGACGACACCGACTGGGCGCGGATGACCGCGCTGTACGCACGGCTGGCACAGCGCCAGCCCTCGCCGGTGGTGGCGTTGAACCATGCGGTGGCGCTGTCGCGGGCCCAGGGCGCGGCGGCCGCGTGGCCGCTGGTCGATGCGCTCGGTGACGATGCGCGGCTGCGCGACTATGCGCCGCTGGCTGCGGTGCAGGGCGACCTGCTTGCCCAGCTGGGGCGGCACGCCGAAGCACGGGCGGCATTCCAGCGTGCGGCCGCGCTGACCGCCAATGCGCGTGAGAAGGCGATGCTGCTGGCCCGTGCGGCAGCCGTGTAG
- a CDS encoding M28 family metallopeptidase, with amino-acid sequence MKRVVISLLALSVSSALMAATPKFDGARISADVKELASDAYEGRSPATAGEEKTIAFLSKQFAAAGLQPGGDLKDGKRLWTQAVPLLKGDIVGTPSLSLSSKGKPQTLSQGKEIAVRAAMNGASAVDIKNAPLVFLGYGVKAAERNWDDFKGVDLKGKIAVVLINDPDFESGQGDFDGKGMTYYGRWTYKYEEGARQGALGVLIVHETAPASYGWATVAGSNTNTMFDVVRDNPAEAHPLLEGWIQRDLAVELFKRSGLDFEALKKQAQTRDFKPVELKGETFSAKYAVKTEVITSHNVAARLEGSKHPDETVIYSAHWDHIGVGKPDANGDTIFNGALDNASGTASLIELARGFAKGKRPERSVLFLAVTAEEKGLLGSEYYATHPLYPLGKTVALINMDGMAPFSPSRDFGIYGSAKLELLDQLKDVAKGWDIRYTPDPKPEAGLFFRSDHFPFAKRGVPAVSYSAGQDWVEGGVAAGKAASDDYTAKRYHQQGDEWQPDWTFAGASRDLEVLYTLGNQLANSRAWPNWSEDSQFRAPRDASAAERN; translated from the coding sequence GTGAAGCGTGTGGTAATCAGCCTGTTGGCGTTGTCGGTGTCGTCGGCCTTGATGGCCGCCACCCCCAAATTCGATGGCGCGCGGATCTCCGCCGACGTCAAGGAACTGGCGTCGGACGCCTACGAAGGCCGCTCGCCGGCCACTGCCGGTGAAGAGAAGACCATCGCCTTCCTGAGCAAGCAGTTCGCAGCGGCGGGCCTGCAGCCGGGCGGCGACCTCAAGGACGGCAAGCGCCTGTGGACCCAGGCCGTGCCGCTGCTCAAGGGCGATATCGTCGGCACCCCGAGCCTGTCGTTGAGCAGCAAGGGCAAGCCGCAGACGCTGAGCCAGGGCAAGGAAATCGCTGTACGCGCCGCGATGAACGGGGCCAGCGCGGTGGACATCAAGAACGCGCCGCTGGTCTTCCTCGGCTACGGCGTCAAGGCCGCCGAGCGCAACTGGGACGATTTCAAGGGCGTGGACCTGAAGGGCAAGATCGCCGTCGTGCTGATCAACGATCCGGACTTCGAAAGCGGCCAGGGCGACTTCGACGGCAAGGGCATGACCTACTACGGCCGCTGGACCTACAAGTACGAAGAGGGCGCGCGCCAGGGGGCCCTCGGCGTGCTGATCGTGCACGAGACCGCGCCGGCCTCGTACGGCTGGGCCACCGTGGCCGGCTCCAACACCAACACCATGTTCGACGTGGTCCGCGACAACCCGGCCGAGGCGCATCCGCTGCTGGAAGGCTGGATCCAGCGCGATCTGGCGGTGGAGCTGTTCAAGCGTTCGGGCCTGGATTTCGAGGCGCTCAAGAAGCAGGCCCAGACCCGTGATTTCAAGCCGGTGGAGCTGAAGGGCGAGACCTTCTCGGCCAAGTACGCGGTCAAGACCGAGGTGATCACCTCGCACAACGTGGCCGCGCGCCTGGAAGGCAGCAAGCATCCCGACGAGACGGTGATCTACAGCGCCCACTGGGACCACATCGGCGTGGGCAAGCCGGACGCGAACGGTGACACCATCTTCAACGGCGCGCTGGACAACGCCAGCGGCACCGCCTCGCTGATCGAACTGGCCCGTGGCTTCGCCAAGGGCAAGCGCCCGGAGCGGTCGGTGCTGTTCCTGGCCGTGACCGCCGAGGAAAAGGGCCTGCTCGGCTCGGAGTACTACGCCACCCACCCGCTGTACCCGCTGGGCAAGACCGTTGCGCTGATCAACATGGACGGCATGGCGCCCTTCAGCCCCTCGCGTGACTTCGGGATCTACGGCTCGGCCAAGCTGGAACTGCTGGACCAGCTCAAGGACGTGGCCAAGGGCTGGGACATCCGCTACACGCCGGACCCGAAGCCGGAAGCCGGCCTGTTCTTCCGCTCCGATCACTTCCCGTTCGCCAAGCGTGGCGTGCCGGCAGTGTCGTACTCGGCGGGCCAGGATTGGGTGGAGGGGGGCGTGGCGGCCGGCAAGGCCGCTTCGGATGACTACACCGCCAAGCGCTATCACCAGCAGGGCGATGAGTGGCAGCCGGACTGGACCTTCGCCGGTGCCTCGCGCGATCTGGAAGTGCTGTACACGCTGGGCAACCAGCTGGCCAACTCGCGCGCCTGGCCGAACTGGAGCGAAGACTCCCAGTTCCGCGCCCCGCGTGACGCCAGCGCCGCCGAGCGGAATTAA
- a CDS encoding oxygenase MpaB family protein encodes MSSLLRSLARPATAPIRRWVLGAFPRGQSGIDYDHPLGDPGWFGPDSITWRVHAEFPGMLAGGLCALMLQTLHPLALAGVYDHSNFRDDLVGRLRRTTAFVAGTTYAPTAEVEALIAKVTRIHAQVRGHTADGRAYSADDPALLTWVHVTEAYGFLQGCRRYCRDVPTAVADQYYREYKRVAEALGAVDVPASEAEVDAYFARQQSQLVFDARSREVLAVLSGIRLPVPMAGLSRELFLGAGAALLPDWATAMIQRTPMQRAQSRASAVMLKGMAPLFRRALQDGLATRACTRMGVSAGVLADWP; translated from the coding sequence ATGTCCTCCCTGCTGCGTTCGCTTGCCCGCCCTGCAACCGCCCCCATACGCCGCTGGGTGCTGGGCGCCTTCCCCCGCGGCCAGAGCGGGATCGACTACGACCACCCGCTGGGCGACCCCGGCTGGTTCGGCCCCGACAGCATCACCTGGCGGGTGCATGCCGAGTTTCCCGGCATGCTCGCCGGCGGCCTGTGCGCCCTGATGCTGCAGACCCTGCATCCGCTGGCCCTGGCCGGCGTGTACGACCACTCCAACTTCCGCGATGACCTGGTCGGCCGCCTGCGCCGCACCACCGCGTTCGTCGCTGGAACGACCTACGCACCCACCGCGGAAGTCGAGGCGTTGATCGCCAAGGTGACCCGCATCCATGCCCAGGTGCGCGGTCATACCGCCGATGGCCGCGCGTATTCCGCCGACGATCCCGCGCTGCTCACCTGGGTGCACGTCACTGAAGCGTACGGTTTCCTGCAGGGCTGCCGACGCTATTGCCGCGACGTGCCTACGGCGGTCGCCGACCAGTACTACCGTGAGTACAAGCGCGTGGCCGAGGCGCTTGGCGCTGTAGACGTTCCGGCGTCGGAAGCGGAGGTGGACGCTTACTTCGCGCGCCAGCAATCGCAGCTGGTGTTCGATGCGCGCTCGCGCGAGGTGCTGGCGGTGCTGTCAGGCATCCGCCTGCCGGTGCCGATGGCGGGTCTCTCGCGCGAGCTGTTCCTCGGTGCCGGTGCAGCGCTGCTGCCGGACTGGGCGACCGCGATGATCCAGCGCACGCCGATGCAGCGTGCGCAGTCGCGGGCGTCGGCGGTGATGCTCAAAGGCATGGCGCCGTTGTT
- a CDS encoding histidine kinase codes for MFASLSLIFRILLAWAAAIVVAGFVWSGFFHGMDEGPGWVFGLLALFVMVTALGSCIAHIRRVQHVAGRLDAATLSSRQRRQIEVPMDAGPAFALVEAAIAELPRVEDIESAPGSLQVRAYVRRVDPYNGRPPSRWNLPARLAIKRNSVLATVTPGQGTSSVTLLFEPDAGVWADLLAVDEGSNHENAEAVGRAITRRVAEQRRDEQAAAEQTATEKELSVAKLNLLHAQVEPHFLYNTLANAQVLTRTDPPRADQMLGHLIQYLRSSLPSVEESMSTLGVELERTQAYLEILKIRMGARLALQVDVPPALLSLPLPSMALQTLVENAIKHGLEPKPGGGTVWIIARAFEDHVTLTVADDGLGFGQGTSGTGIGLKNLRERLRLTCGEHAGVAIVSNFPTGVAATITLPRDAREAIHAA; via the coding sequence GTGTTCGCCAGCCTCTCCCTGATTTTCCGCATCCTGTTGGCCTGGGCCGCCGCCATCGTGGTGGCGGGGTTTGTCTGGAGTGGCTTCTTCCATGGCATGGACGAAGGCCCCGGCTGGGTGTTCGGCCTGCTGGCCCTGTTCGTGATGGTGACCGCCCTGGGCAGCTGCATCGCCCATATCCGGCGCGTGCAGCACGTCGCCGGGCGCCTGGACGCGGCCACCCTGTCCAGCCGCCAGCGCCGCCAGATCGAGGTGCCGATGGATGCCGGCCCGGCCTTTGCCCTGGTGGAAGCCGCCATCGCCGAGCTGCCACGCGTGGAAGACATCGAAAGTGCACCGGGCAGCCTGCAGGTGCGTGCCTACGTGCGCCGCGTGGATCCCTACAACGGCCGCCCGCCGTCCCGCTGGAACCTGCCTGCGCGGCTGGCGATCAAGCGCAACAGCGTGCTCGCCACCGTGACGCCGGGGCAGGGCACCAGCAGCGTGACCCTGCTGTTCGAGCCCGATGCCGGGGTCTGGGCCGATCTGCTCGCGGTCGACGAAGGCAGCAACCACGAGAACGCCGAAGCGGTCGGCCGTGCGATCACCCGCCGGGTGGCCGAGCAGCGCCGCGACGAGCAGGCCGCCGCCGAGCAGACCGCGACCGAGAAGGAACTGTCGGTGGCCAAGCTCAACCTGCTGCACGCCCAGGTCGAGCCGCACTTCCTCTACAACACGCTGGCCAACGCGCAGGTGCTGACCCGGACCGATCCGCCGCGCGCCGACCAGATGCTCGGGCACCTGATCCAGTACCTGCGCAGCTCGCTGCCCAGCGTGGAGGAATCGATGTCGACCCTGGGCGTGGAGCTGGAGCGCACCCAGGCCTACCTGGAAATCCTCAAGATCCGCATGGGCGCCCGGCTGGCCCTGCAGGTGGACGTGCCCCCGGCCCTGCTCAGCCTGCCGCTGCCCTCGATGGCGCTGCAGACCCTGGTCGAGAACGCGATCAAACACGGCCTGGAACCCAAACCCGGCGGCGGCACGGTGTGGATCATCGCGCGCGCCTTCGAGGACCATGTCACCCTCACCGTGGCCGACGACGGCCTCGGGTTCGGGCAGGGCACCAGTGGTACCGGGATCGGCCTGAAGAACCTGCGCGAACGCCTGCGCCTGACCTGCGGTGAGCACGCTGGCGTGGCGATCGTGTCCAATTTCCCCACCGGCGTGGCAGCGACGATCACCCTGCCGCGCGATGCCCGCGAGGCGATCCATGCAGCTTGA
- a CDS encoding LytTR family DNA-binding domain-containing protein, whose product MQLDALIAEDEDLLRQSLVAQLQRLWPELRLVAECEDGASALERLAELKPDLALLDIRMPGITGIEVARALPEISPRTQVVFVTAYDQYAIDAFEQGAIDYLLKPVSDERLLATRERILARMQLGRPDSGMLEQLLQRLGNQPAAASSAPPLAWITASNGRDTQLIMLEDVIYFRADSKYTTVVTEQGESLLRTSLRELLDALDPQRFRQIHRSTIVNMKAVAAVTRDDTGRGQLRLKHRTEVLNVSQPFMSLFRGM is encoded by the coding sequence ATGCAGCTTGACGCCCTCATTGCCGAAGACGAAGACCTGCTGCGCCAGTCGCTGGTGGCACAGCTGCAGCGGTTGTGGCCGGAACTGCGGCTGGTGGCGGAATGCGAGGACGGCGCCAGTGCGCTGGAGCGCCTGGCCGAGCTGAAGCCGGACCTGGCCCTGCTCGACATCCGCATGCCGGGCATCACCGGTATCGAGGTGGCCCGCGCGCTGCCGGAGATCAGCCCGCGCACCCAGGTGGTGTTCGTCACCGCCTACGACCAGTATGCGATCGACGCCTTCGAACAGGGCGCGATCGACTACCTGCTCAAGCCGGTCAGCGATGAGCGCCTGCTGGCCACGCGCGAGCGGATCCTGGCCCGCATGCAGCTGGGCCGCCCGGACAGCGGCATGCTCGAGCAGCTGCTGCAGCGCCTCGGCAATCAGCCCGCCGCCGCCTCAAGCGCGCCGCCTTTGGCCTGGATCACCGCCAGCAACGGCCGCGACACGCAGCTGATCATGCTCGAAGATGTGATCTACTTCCGTGCGGACAGCAAATACACCACCGTGGTCACCGAGCAGGGCGAAAGCCTGCTGCGCACCTCGCTGCGTGAACTGCTGGATGCGCTCGATCCGCAACGGTTCCGCCAGATCCACCGCTCCACCATCGTGAACATGAAGGCGGTCGCCGCAGTCACACGCGACGACACCGGCCGCGGCCAGCTGCGCTTGAAGCATCGCACTGAAGTGCTCAACGTCAGCCAGCCCTTCATGAGCCTGTTCCGCGGGATGTAA
- a CDS encoding VOC family protein — MKLIPFLGFNGKTHEAMAFYAQVLGGKVTSEMKYRDMPPMESQEGCGEMPPETLDHVAHSQLEVGSAILMAADGPSSDGQGSTTINIDVDSIEEAERVFNALADGGEIKMPITETFWAHRWGFLIDRYGKPWMVNCMKQP, encoded by the coding sequence ATGAAACTGATTCCGTTCCTCGGCTTCAACGGCAAGACCCATGAGGCCATGGCCTTCTACGCGCAGGTGCTCGGCGGCAAGGTCACCTCTGAAATGAAGTACCGCGACATGCCGCCCATGGAAAGCCAGGAGGGCTGTGGCGAGATGCCGCCGGAGACACTGGACCACGTCGCGCACAGCCAGCTGGAAGTGGGGTCCGCGATCCTGATGGCCGCCGATGGCCCGTCTTCCGACGGGCAGGGCAGTACCACGATCAACATCGATGTGGATTCGATCGAGGAGGCCGAGCGCGTGTTCAACGCGCTGGCCGACGGTGGCGAGATCAAGATGCCGATCACCGAAACCTTCTGGGCCCACCGTTGGGGCTTTCTCATCGACCGTTACGGCAAGCCGTGGATGGTCAACTGCATGAAGCAGCCCTGA